The following coding sequences lie in one Rissa tridactyla isolate bRisTri1 chromosome Z, bRisTri1.patW.cur.20221130, whole genome shotgun sequence genomic window:
- the XPA gene encoding DNA repair protein complementing XP-A cells, translating to MAGAAPALMEEEEEKEEEKKKETKKETTGERPPLSAAALAKIERNRQRALALRQARLAARPYPAAGGVRVRAPPKVVDTGGGFLLEEEEEEAEEEAGGAKKIVHPPAPVLEFDYLICGDCGKEFMDSYLMQHFDWATCDNCRDAEDKHKLITRTEAKEEYLLKDCDLDKREPVLRFIVKKNPHNSRWGDMKLYLKLQVIKRSLEVWGSEESLQEAKELRRDTREKMKQKKFDKKVKELRRAVRSSLWKKEARIHEHEYGPEENIDEDTFKKTCTVCGHELTYEKM from the exons atggcgggcgcggccccggccctgatggaagaggaggaagaaaaggaggaggagaagaagaaggagacgAAGAAGGAGACTACGGGCGAGCGGCCGCCCCTCTCGGCGGCAGCGCTGGCGAAGATCGAGCGGAACCGGCAGCGGGCGCTGGCACTGCGGCAGGCGCGGCTGGCGGCCCGGCCCTACCCTGCCGCAG GCGGCGTGCGGGTGCGGGCCCCCCCCAAGGTCGTGGACACGGGAGGGGGCTTcctcctggaggaggaggaggaggaggcggaggaagaGGCCGGCGGCGCCAAGAAAATCGTGCATCCCCCcg CACCTGTACTAGAGTTTGACTATCTCATCTGTGGAGACTGTGGCAAAGAATTCATGGACTCCTACCTTATGCAGCACTTTGATTGGGCAACATGTGATAATTGCAG AGATGCTGAAGATAAACATAAGCTTATAACAAGGACAGAAGCGAAAGAAGAGTATCTTCTTAAAGACTGTGACTTAGACAAGAGAGAACCAGTACTCCGATTCATTGTGAAGAAAAACCCTCATAATTCACGATGGGGTGACATGAAACTTTATTTAAAACTACAG GTAATCAAGCGTTCTCTTGAAGTCTGGGGTAGTGAAGAATCACTGCAAGAAGCGAAGGAACTCCGCCGTGACACCAGAGAGAAGATGAAACAGAAGAAGTTTGATAAGAAAGTTAAAG AACTCCGCcgtgctgtgaggagcagcttgTGGAAGAAAGAAGCTAGAATCCATGAACATGAGTATGGACCAGAAGAAAACATTGATGAAGATACATTTAAAAAGACATGTACTGTATGTGGCCATGAATTAACTTATGAGAAGATGTAG